From Draconibacterium halophilum, one genomic window encodes:
- a CDS encoding Spy/CpxP family protein refolding chaperone: protein METSKLINVAWVIFALVLTTTTVFAQRGRRANAVQNNPNLPCLTQISDLTEEQETSIQGLEASHQKTMDELREQRRSTVNAVDKSEIRTEMLKNVEAHRNEVKLLLTEEQQKQYDQIKANGSCGRNQNVGRRNGNSRGNRSNNNWRRGTGNSRNKVGRGVVCGRAAGI, encoded by the coding sequence ATGGAAACTAGCAAGTTAATTAACGTTGCCTGGGTGATCTTTGCCCTGGTGTTAACAACAACAACCGTATTTGCTCAACGTGGAAGAAGAGCAAACGCAGTACAAAACAATCCGAATCTTCCTTGTTTGACCCAGATTTCGGATCTGACAGAGGAACAGGAAACCAGTATTCAGGGACTCGAAGCCAGTCACCAAAAAACTATGGATGAATTACGTGAACAAAGGCGTTCAACAGTAAATGCTGTTGATAAAAGTGAAATAAGAACAGAAATGCTAAAAAATGTGGAGGCTCATCGCAATGAGGTTAAATTGCTTTTAACTGAAGAGCAGCAAAAACAATACGATCAGATTAAAGCTAATGGTAGTTGCGGGCGAAATCAGAATGTTGGCAGGAGAAATGGAAATAGCCGGGGGAATCGGAGTAACAATAATTGGCGTAGAGGCACCGGCAACTCTCGGAATAAAGTTGGAAGAGGAGTTGTTTGTGGCAGGGCTGCAGGAATTTAA
- a CDS encoding DUF2202 domain-containing protein: MKRIKTIVIFVVVAGALFFTSCSETDGADESMVLADKSAAFAASPGDSCTYDGELTEADIEGLLFMREEEKLAHDVYLYFYNMYGEAIFQNIANSEQAHTTAIMSLLEGYGIDDPALDVSGEFVNEGLADLYNQLTEQGAVSLVDALGVGAAIEDLDIKDLQAWLTETTNNDLIRVYGNLLRGSESHMRGFVRNLTVLGSAYENQYISDEDYAAILAGSNTHGNGYGGNGNGQGASSGYNNAGGDCDGTGTASTNRNQGGRQNGKKGN; encoded by the coding sequence ATGAAAAGAATTAAGACAATTGTAATTTTCGTAGTAGTAGCAGGAGCTCTATTTTTTACCTCTTGCTCGGAAACAGATGGTGCTGATGAATCGATGGTATTAGCCGATAAAAGTGCAGCCTTTGCAGCATCTCCCGGAGATAGTTGTACCTATGATGGTGAGCTTACAGAAGCAGATATTGAAGGATTGCTTTTTATGCGGGAAGAAGAAAAACTAGCTCACGATGTTTATTTGTATTTTTATAATATGTACGGCGAGGCAATATTTCAAAACATTGCGAACAGCGAACAAGCGCATACCACAGCGATCATGAGTCTATTGGAAGGATATGGAATTGATGATCCGGCACTGGATGTTTCAGGTGAATTTGTAAACGAAGGTTTGGCCGATTTATACAACCAGTTAACTGAGCAGGGAGCGGTAAGCCTGGTTGATGCACTTGGTGTTGGAGCTGCCATTGAAGATCTTGATATAAAAGATTTGCAAGCATGGCTGACCGAAACCACAAATAATGATTTAATTCGGGTATATGGAAATCTTTTGAGAGGATCCGAAAGTCATATGCGTGGTTTTGTGCGAAACTTAACTGTACTTGGCAGTGCCTATGAAAACCAATACATTTCAGATGAAGATTATGCAGCTATCTTAGCCGGATCAAATACGCACGGCAACGGTTACGGTGGCAATGGTAATGGTCAGGGAGCCTCATCAGGCTATAATAATGCCGGTGGAGATTGTGATGGAACTGGAACTGCATCAACAAACAGAAATCAGGGTGGTCGGCAAAATGGAAAAAAGGGGAATTAA